In Polynucleobacter ibericus, a genomic segment contains:
- the gatB gene encoding Asp-tRNA(Asn)/Glu-tRNA(Gln) amidotransferase subunit GatB, giving the protein MQWEVVIGLETHAQLQTQSKIFSGASTRFGAEPNTQACAVDLALPGVLPVLNRQAVEHAIRFGLAVNAKISPASIFARKNYFYPDLPKGYQISQMDIPVVVGGHLEMLVGDEVKVVELTRAHMEEDAGKSVHEEGFTGPHGEPSSGIDLNRAGTPLLEIVTEPVMRSAAEAVAYAKALHGLVVWLGVCDGNMQEGSFRCDANVSVRPKGQVEFGTRCEIKNLNSFRFLEEAIQYEVRRQIELIEDGGTVVQETRLYDPDRGETRSMRSKEDANDYRYFPDPDLLPVVIDDAWIADVRSKMPALPAQLREQWQSEFGLSAYDAQLLTQDRDTAKVFEDLLAIVGKPLAKAAANLIAGELASSLNRAGIAAADAPLKAEHLAPLLTRVADGTISNKIAKDIFAILWEEAITGKAISTVDQVIDAKGLKQISDSGALETIIDQVLAANQKSVEEFRSGKEKAFNALVGQIMKASQGKANPGQVNELLRKKLS; this is encoded by the coding sequence ATGCAATGGGAAGTCGTTATTGGTCTAGAGACCCACGCACAGCTACAAACGCAGTCCAAGATTTTTAGTGGCGCAAGTACACGCTTTGGTGCAGAACCAAATACACAAGCATGTGCAGTTGATCTGGCATTGCCTGGTGTTTTACCAGTGCTAAATCGTCAAGCTGTTGAACATGCTATTCGTTTTGGTTTGGCTGTGAATGCGAAGATTTCACCGGCAAGTATTTTTGCGCGTAAGAATTATTTCTATCCTGATTTGCCAAAGGGCTATCAAATTAGTCAGATGGATATTCCGGTTGTTGTTGGCGGACATCTTGAAATGTTGGTAGGCGATGAGGTAAAAGTAGTTGAGCTCACTCGTGCCCATATGGAAGAAGATGCGGGCAAATCAGTTCACGAGGAGGGCTTTACTGGCCCCCATGGCGAGCCTTCTAGCGGTATCGACTTAAATCGTGCTGGCACACCCCTGCTAGAGATCGTGACTGAGCCAGTCATGCGCAGTGCAGCTGAAGCAGTTGCCTATGCCAAGGCTTTGCATGGCCTAGTCGTTTGGCTCGGAGTTTGCGACGGCAATATGCAAGAGGGCTCTTTCCGTTGCGACGCCAACGTATCCGTTCGCCCTAAGGGTCAGGTTGAGTTTGGTACTCGTTGTGAAATTAAAAATTTGAACTCTTTCCGCTTTTTGGAAGAAGCCATTCAATACGAAGTTCGTCGTCAAATTGAGCTGATTGAAGATGGTGGCACTGTTGTTCAAGAAACGCGTTTATATGATCCTGATCGTGGTGAAACGCGCAGCATGCGCAGTAAAGAAGATGCCAACGACTATCGCTATTTCCCGGATCCTGATTTATTGCCAGTAGTCATTGATGACGCATGGATTGCGGATGTACGTAGCAAAATGCCCGCGCTCCCCGCGCAATTGCGCGAACAGTGGCAAAGCGAGTTTGGTTTGAGCGCTTACGATGCCCAGTTGCTCACGCAAGATCGTGATACTGCCAAAGTATTTGAAGACCTCTTGGCTATCGTTGGTAAGCCATTGGCAAAAGCAGCCGCTAATTTAATTGCTGGTGAACTTGCATCGTCATTAAACCGCGCAGGTATTGCCGCAGCAGATGCGCCATTAAAGGCAGAGCATTTAGCGCCATTGCTGACTCGCGTAGCAGACGGCACCATCTCCAATAAGATTGCTAAAGATATCTTTGCCATTCTTTGGGAAGAGGCAATTACGGGTAAAGCCATTAGCACGGTTGATCAAGTCATTGATGCCAAAGGCTTGAAGCAAATTAGTGACAGTGGCGCACTCGAAACAATCATTGATCAAGTTCTGGCAGCTAATCAGAAGTCTGTTGAAGAGTTCCGCTCTGGCAAAGAGAAGGCTTTTAATGCCCTAGTGGGCCAGATTATGAAGGCCTCACAAGGTAAGGCTAATCCAGGCCAGGTAAATGAACTCTTACGTAAAAAGCTAAGCTAA
- the gatA gene encoding Asp-tRNA(Asn)/Glu-tRNA(Gln) amidotransferase subunit GatA, with product MSWHNTPIALMAKALAAKEVSSTELTQYFLERIEAGKQWNAYLDVNAHLSLEQANKADQLISSGKARKLTGIPVAHKDVFVTRGWKTTAASKILSGYQSPFDATVVANLGMPDENNPHAAGMVCLGKTNMDEFAMGSSNENSAFGPVLNPWNSAHVAGGSSGGSAAAVAAGLAPIATGTDTGGSIRQPAAFCGLTGIKPSYGRVSRYGMIAYASSLDQAGPMGKTAEDCALLLSAMSSHDPRDSTSLADSGEDYGRYLNQVWKEGNANVAKPLEGLRVGLPKEFFAEGLASDVAKSVNEAAKLLENLGATLIEVSLPKTKLSIPVYYVLAPAEASSNLSRFDGVRYGHRANEYRDLNDMYAKSRTEGFGSEVKRRIMIGTYVLCHGYYDAYYLQAQKIRRIIAADFQAAFNQCDVILGPVAPDVAWRLGEKSKDPVQMYLEDIYTLSTNLAGLPAMSVPCGFNANNLPIGMQLIGNYFSEARLLQVAHQYQQASDWHLRPASEVA from the coding sequence ATGAGTTGGCACAACACCCCTATCGCTTTAATGGCAAAAGCACTGGCAGCAAAAGAGGTCTCCAGCACCGAGTTAACCCAGTACTTTTTAGAACGTATTGAGGCTGGAAAACAATGGAATGCTTATCTTGATGTGAATGCTCACTTAAGTTTAGAGCAAGCAAATAAAGCAGATCAGCTCATTTCTTCTGGTAAAGCCAGAAAATTGACTGGTATCCCAGTGGCACATAAAGATGTCTTCGTTACCCGGGGCTGGAAGACTACTGCGGCCTCCAAAATCTTGTCTGGGTATCAGAGCCCTTTTGATGCCACTGTGGTTGCTAATCTGGGAATGCCAGACGAAAACAATCCCCATGCCGCTGGTATGGTTTGTTTGGGTAAAACCAATATGGATGAGTTTGCGATGGGTTCCTCTAATGAAAACTCCGCCTTTGGACCAGTTTTAAATCCTTGGAATTCTGCCCACGTAGCTGGAGGCTCATCTGGGGGCTCAGCTGCAGCTGTTGCTGCTGGCTTGGCTCCGATTGCGACCGGTACCGATACCGGCGGCTCGATTCGTCAGCCTGCTGCATTTTGTGGCTTGACTGGAATTAAGCCTAGCTATGGGCGAGTATCACGCTACGGCATGATCGCTTACGCATCCTCACTAGATCAAGCTGGCCCGATGGGCAAGACAGCGGAAGATTGTGCTTTGCTGCTCTCAGCAATGTCCTCGCATGATCCGCGTGACTCCACTTCATTGGCGGATTCTGGTGAAGACTATGGCCGTTACCTCAATCAGGTTTGGAAAGAAGGTAATGCAAATGTTGCAAAACCACTAGAAGGTCTACGCGTTGGTTTGCCAAAAGAATTCTTTGCAGAAGGTTTAGCAAGTGATGTTGCGAAATCTGTTAATGAAGCAGCTAAGCTTTTAGAAAACCTAGGCGCCACATTAATTGAAGTGAGTTTGCCTAAGACAAAGTTATCCATTCCGGTGTATTACGTTTTAGCTCCAGCTGAAGCATCCAGTAATTTGAGTCGCTTTGATGGTGTTCGTTATGGACATCGCGCTAACGAATATCGTGATCTTAATGATATGTATGCGAAGTCACGCACCGAAGGTTTTGGCTCAGAAGTAAAGCGCCGCATCATGATTGGAACGTATGTTCTTTGCCACGGCTACTACGACGCTTACTATCTTCAAGCGCAAAAAATTCGTCGCATTATTGCGGCAGATTTCCAGGCTGCATTTAATCAGTGCGATGTCATCCTTGGGCCTGTAGCTCCTGATGTAGCCTGGCGCTTGGGTGAGAAGTCAAAAGACCCTGTACAAATGTACTTAGAAGATATTTATACGCTTTCTACGAACTTAGCAGGCTTGCCAGCGATGAGCGTTCCTTGTGGATTTAATGCAAACAACCTACCTATTGGTATGCAGTTGATTGGCAATTATTTTTCTGAAGCACGCTTGTTGCAGGTAGCTCATCAATATCAGCAAGCCAGTGATTGGCATTTGCGACCAGCAAGCGAGGTGGCATGA
- the gatC gene encoding Asp-tRNA(Asn)/Glu-tRNA(Gln) amidotransferase subunit GatC codes for MKLDDVQRIAHLSRLELNQAEAEAVLPQLQAIFSLVEEMQAVDTTGLEPLAHPILFLRDLAQPLRVDQVTESDHRAENMKSAPAQHDGYFLVPRVIE; via the coding sequence ATGAAACTTGATGATGTCCAGCGCATTGCGCACCTTTCGAGGCTTGAGTTAAATCAGGCAGAAGCTGAGGCAGTTTTGCCTCAATTGCAGGCTATTTTTTCCTTGGTGGAAGAAATGCAGGCTGTTGATACAACCGGTCTTGAGCCTTTAGCTCACCCAATCCTCTTTTTACGTGATTTGGCCCAGCCCCTGAGGGTTGATCAGGTGACTGAGTCAGATCATCGCGCAGAAAATATGAAATCAGCCCCTGCGCAGCATGATGGCTATTTCTTAGTGCCAAGGGTGATCGAATGA
- a CDS encoding rod shape-determining protein: MFGFFRSYFSNDLAIDLGTANTLIYMRERGIVLDEPSVVAIRQEGGPNGKKTILAVGKEAKAMLGRVPGNIEAIRPMKDGVIADFTITEQMLKQFIKLVHESKLLKPSPRIIICVPCGSTQVERRAIRESALGAGASQVFLIEEPMAAAIGSGLPVSEAAGSMVVDIGGGTTEVGVMSLGGMVYKGSVRVGGDKFDEAITNYIRRNYGMLIGEQTAELIKKTIGSAFPGAEVREMEVKGRNLSEGIPRSFTVTSNEILEALTDPLNQIVTAVKAALEQIPPELASDIAERGMMLTGGGALLRDLDRLLLEETGLPIHVAEDPLTCVARGCGIALERMDKLGGVFSHE, from the coding sequence ATGTTTGGTTTTTTCCGCAGCTACTTTTCCAATGACCTAGCCATCGACCTAGGAACCGCTAACACCTTAATTTATATGCGTGAGCGGGGTATTGTCCTCGATGAACCCTCTGTTGTGGCAATTCGCCAAGAGGGTGGTCCAAATGGCAAAAAGACCATTTTGGCCGTTGGTAAAGAGGCAAAAGCCATGTTGGGACGTGTTCCAGGCAACATTGAGGCGATTCGTCCAATGAAAGATGGCGTTATTGCCGATTTCACCATTACCGAACAAATGCTCAAGCAATTTATCAAGCTTGTGCATGAAAGCAAATTATTAAAGCCAAGCCCACGCATCATCATTTGTGTTCCTTGTGGATCTACTCAAGTTGAACGTCGCGCAATTCGTGAGTCTGCATTAGGTGCTGGTGCATCACAAGTATTTTTGATTGAAGAACCAATGGCTGCTGCGATTGGCTCTGGCTTGCCAGTTTCCGAAGCTGCTGGTTCGATGGTTGTCGACATTGGTGGCGGCACAACTGAAGTTGGCGTGATGTCATTAGGTGGCATGGTTTACAAAGGTTCTGTGCGCGTTGGTGGCGACAAGTTTGATGAAGCCATTACCAATTACATCCGTCGTAACTACGGCATGTTGATTGGTGAACAAACTGCTGAGCTGATCAAGAAAACAATTGGCTCTGCATTCCCTGGCGCAGAAGTGCGCGAGATGGAAGTAAAGGGTCGCAATCTTTCTGAAGGCATTCCACGTAGCTTCACTGTTACTAGCAATGAAATTTTGGAAGCATTAACAGATCCATTGAATCAAATTGTCACTGCAGTTAAAGCTGCTCTTGAGCAGATTCCACCTGAGTTGGCGTCTGATATTGCCGAGCGCGGCATGATGCTGACCGGCGGCGGAGCCTTACTACGCGACCTGGATCGCCTCTTGCTTGAAGAAACTGGCTTGCCAATTCATGTTGCAGAAGATCCATTAACTTGCGTGGCTCGTGGTTGCGGTATTGCACTCGAGCGCATGGATAAGTTAGGCGGAGTGTTCTCGCACGAGTAA
- the mreC gene encoding rod shape-determining protein MreC has translation MQHSAPPLFRQGIPALLKLIVCLSISIALMLIDFRFKALDPIRNNVNWILRPLEYVMMMPRNALEATSEYFTTRSTLDQENQVMKVRQAELSLLANQSEFLMVENQNLRELMALQKQVPFKTLPVEILFNPPNPISQRIVINRGSNDGLKLGNPIANDSGILGQVVRLYERSAEVSLLEDRDFAVPVQVARNGLRAAVFGAGRGNPLELRYLPVASDLEVGDILLTSGIDGIYPPGFAVAVISKIERNADKNSSNVFCVPVAAVNRYRQALALLYDPQFDAKAPAINNKSATGAPLTNTPGRRQTRARGMQ, from the coding sequence TTGCAACATAGCGCTCCACCACTTTTCAGACAGGGCATTCCGGCCTTACTTAAACTGATTGTCTGTCTGTCGATCAGCATCGCTCTGATGCTGATCGATTTTCGCTTTAAAGCACTCGACCCCATCCGCAATAACGTCAATTGGATTTTGCGACCACTTGAATATGTGATGATGATGCCGCGCAATGCGCTTGAAGCAACATCAGAGTATTTCACAACAAGATCGACTCTTGATCAAGAAAACCAAGTGATGAAAGTGCGTCAAGCAGAACTTTCCTTGCTGGCAAATCAATCTGAATTTTTGATGGTGGAAAACCAAAACTTGCGCGAGCTGATGGCTTTGCAAAAACAAGTGCCGTTCAAAACATTGCCAGTTGAAATTCTATTTAATCCACCTAACCCAATTTCTCAGCGCATTGTCATTAATCGTGGCAGCAATGATGGCCTCAAGCTGGGCAACCCAATCGCCAATGATTCCGGCATATTGGGTCAAGTGGTGCGCCTTTATGAGCGTTCTGCAGAGGTTTCGCTACTCGAGGACCGAGATTTTGCGGTTCCTGTGCAAGTGGCGCGTAACGGACTGCGTGCGGCCGTTTTTGGGGCTGGACGCGGCAACCCTTTAGAACTGCGCTATTTACCAGTTGCCAGCGACCTTGAAGTTGGAGACATTTTGCTTACTTCGGGAATTGACGGCATTTACCCTCCTGGCTTTGCTGTAGCAGTAATTAGCAAAATTGAGCGCAATGCCGATAAGAATTCTTCAAATGTATTTTGCGTACCAGTTGCCGCAGTTAATCGCTATCGCCAAGCTCTTGCACTTTTGTATGACCCGCAATTTGATGCAAAGGCTCCCGCTATTAACAACAAATCTGCAACTGGCGCACCTTTAACCAATACGCCAGGCAGACGTCAAACTCGCGCGCGAGGAATGCAATGA
- the mreD gene encoding rod shape-determining protein MreD: MIDFQSGYILRPVNPVFIYFSLFCALLLNLLPIGNYGWVPDWLILSIVFWNIHQHRYVSVITAFILGLMMDVHNSDLLGLHAFSYSLVAYVAISWHRRIVALSVLSQALHLLPIFLLVSLFPVLAHWLLSGELYWWALTGAIQALIEAMLWPLATRILLAPQRRPIDVDHNRPL, encoded by the coding sequence ATGATCGATTTCCAGAGCGGCTATATTCTGCGCCCGGTAAATCCGGTCTTCATTTATTTCAGCTTATTTTGTGCACTGTTATTAAACCTGTTGCCTATTGGCAATTATGGTTGGGTGCCCGACTGGCTAATTCTGAGTATCGTGTTTTGGAATATTCATCAGCATCGTTATGTCAGCGTGATTACCGCTTTCATTTTAGGTCTGATGATGGATGTTCATAACTCAGATCTATTGGGCTTACATGCCTTTAGTTATTCGCTCGTAGCCTATGTGGCCATCTCATGGCATCGACGCATTGTGGCTCTGAGCGTTCTCTCGCAAGCCTTACACCTATTGCCTATTTTCCTATTGGTGTCACTATTTCCAGTGCTGGCACATTGGCTGCTGAGCGGTGAGCTCTACTGGTGGGCTCTGACTGGCGCTATTCAGGCGCTAATTGAAGCAATGCTTTGGCCATTAGCAACCCGCATCTTGCTAGCACCGCAGCGTCGCCCTATAGATGTTGATCACAATCGACCTCTCTAA
- the mrdA gene encoding penicillin-binding protein 2, with the protein MVSFKKPDLDSFQERIHIATLFVTFCFLLLITRLVWLQLVSHGKYALLAESNRIALVPAPANRGLLIDRNGIVIGRNYSALTLDVNAEEVKGNVDQLINDLSEIIDISPRDRRNFKRSLEDSRNMGTFPLRSMLNETETARFMANRYRFPGVEIRARSFREYPYNELASHLIGYIGRVSQKDKERMQAEIEGAKADDPDALQASFLPGIQYVGKIGLEQSYENVLRGVPGYDQVEITAGGKPVRTLSSSPSVPGKNVVLSVDIKLQYLVEQLYGNFRGAFVAIEPETGDVLAFVSKPNFNPNDFVEGIDSVTWKELNDSPQKPLYNRPLKGIYPPGSTYKPFMALAALENKKRTPSQTISDPGYFDFGNHTFRDDKKGGHGIVDMQKSIVESCDTYYYLLARDMGVNMMHDFMKPLGFGQITGIDLQGESKGVLPSTEWKKNTFKKPEQQKWYEGETISLGIGQGYNAFTILQLAHAMANVANNGIVMKPHLVKAIEDPFTRNRVLTTPKESYRIDLNAENIEVIKKAMLEVNITGTSAAAFKGTGYQVGGKTGTAQVFSLNSKEYKHSATAEFLRDHALYIAFAPVDKPTIVIAMVVENAGFGAQHAAPIARKALDYYIEGKWPKEIPEWKRAP; encoded by the coding sequence ATGGTTTCTTTTAAAAAACCGGATCTCGATTCATTTCAAGAGCGCATTCACATTGCGACTCTCTTTGTCACATTTTGTTTTTTACTACTCATCACGCGTCTAGTTTGGCTGCAGCTTGTTAGCCATGGAAAATATGCGCTGCTGGCAGAGAGCAATCGCATTGCATTAGTGCCCGCGCCCGCCAACCGCGGTCTTTTAATTGATCGTAATGGCATCGTCATTGGGCGTAACTATTCTGCATTAACCCTGGATGTGAATGCAGAAGAGGTCAAAGGCAACGTAGATCAATTAATCAATGATCTTTCTGAAATCATTGATATTTCGCCTCGAGATCGCCGCAATTTCAAGCGTTCTCTAGAGGATTCCCGCAATATGGGAACTTTTCCCCTACGATCGATGCTGAACGAGACTGAAACAGCCCGTTTTATGGCTAATCGCTATCGCTTCCCTGGGGTAGAAATCCGCGCCAGAAGCTTTCGGGAGTACCCATATAACGAATTAGCCTCCCATCTTATTGGCTATATTGGGCGCGTTTCCCAAAAAGATAAGGAGCGCATGCAGGCTGAAATTGAGGGTGCCAAAGCTGATGACCCCGATGCACTGCAAGCCTCTTTTTTGCCGGGCATTCAGTACGTCGGCAAGATTGGCCTAGAGCAAAGCTATGAAAACGTTTTGCGTGGTGTGCCTGGATACGATCAAGTTGAAATTACTGCGGGCGGTAAACCAGTTCGCACACTTTCAAGCTCGCCATCGGTGCCCGGTAAAAATGTTGTGCTCTCTGTTGATATCAAGTTGCAATATTTAGTTGAACAACTCTATGGCAATTTCCGTGGTGCGTTTGTTGCCATTGAACCAGAGACGGGCGACGTGTTGGCATTTGTATCTAAACCCAACTTCAATCCAAATGACTTTGTTGAGGGGATTGATTCCGTTACCTGGAAAGAGCTCAATGATTCTCCGCAGAAGCCACTCTATAACCGTCCGCTAAAGGGCATCTACCCACCAGGATCAACTTATAAACCTTTTATGGCGCTTGCTGCTTTAGAGAATAAAAAGCGCACGCCATCACAAACGATTTCTGATCCTGGTTACTTCGACTTTGGTAATCACACCTTCCGCGATGATAAAAAAGGTGGTCACGGCATTGTTGATATGCAAAAGTCAATCGTGGAGTCTTGTGATACTTATTACTATCTGCTTGCACGCGATATGGGTGTGAATATGATGCATGACTTTATGAAGCCTCTCGGCTTTGGTCAAATCACTGGCATTGATTTGCAAGGTGAATCAAAAGGCGTATTACCATCTACAGAGTGGAAGAAAAATACCTTCAAAAAACCAGAGCAACAAAAATGGTACGAGGGTGAAACTATTTCTTTAGGCATTGGTCAAGGCTATAACGCGTTCACCATTTTGCAATTGGCTCATGCCATGGCAAACGTTGCTAATAACGGCATCGTCATGAAGCCTCACCTAGTTAAAGCAATTGAAGATCCCTTTACTCGCAATCGGGTGTTAACGACACCAAAAGAAAGTTATCGCATCGATCTGAATGCTGAAAATATTGAGGTGATTAAAAAAGCGATGCTAGAGGTAAACATTACTGGTACTTCTGCGGCAGCATTTAAAGGCACCGGATATCAAGTGGGCGGAAAAACTGGTACCGCTCAAGTATTTAGCTTGAACTCAAAAGAATATAAGCACAGCGCCACTGCAGAATTTTTACGTGATCACGCTTTATATATCGCATTTGCTCCAGTCGATAAGCCAACGATTGTTATAGCAATGGTGGTTGAAAATGCAGGCTTTGGTGCGCAACATGCTGCACCAATTGCGCGTAAGGCACTGGACTACTACATAGAGGGCAAGTGGCCTAAGGAGATTCCTGAATGGAAAAGAGCCCCTTAA
- the rodA gene encoding rod shape-determining protein RodA gives MEKSPLIKVKGFFLGIFAGLDRQLGLILLGLAAAGFFTFLSASQNTPVQIADELRNLALSFVVMWVVSRIPPKWLEMGAVWIYGFGVALLVAVAVFGLIKKGARRWLNIGFVIQPSEIMKIAMPLMLAWYFQKREGIQKSWDYGVAAIILAIPVFLIARQPDLGTALLVFAAGLYVIILAGLPWKWILPFVGLGVLGILLIIIFGSTICAHDVVWPLVHNYQKHRICTLLDPTSDPLGKGFHTIQSMIAIGSGGFFGKGWFQGTQAHLEFIPEKHTDFVFAVFSEEFGLLGNLVLLGLFFALIKRGLAISASAPNLFTRLLGAAVTLIFFTYAFVNIGMVSGLLPVVGVPLPFISYGGTALVTLGFGAGILMSIHRHRRLVQS, from the coding sequence ATGGAAAAGAGCCCCTTAATTAAAGTTAAAGGATTTTTCTTAGGAATCTTTGCAGGCTTAGACCGTCAGCTAGGCCTTATTCTGCTTGGCTTAGCGGCTGCTGGCTTTTTTACCTTCCTGTCTGCTAGTCAAAATACACCTGTTCAAATCGCAGATGAATTACGCAATCTCGCATTGTCATTTGTGGTGATGTGGGTTGTCTCACGCATCCCACCAAAATGGCTGGAGATGGGTGCGGTTTGGATTTATGGATTCGGTGTGGCACTTTTAGTCGCAGTGGCTGTATTTGGATTAATTAAAAAAGGTGCGCGTCGTTGGCTCAATATTGGATTTGTTATTCAGCCATCTGAAATCATGAAGATCGCAATGCCACTAATGCTTGCTTGGTACTTTCAAAAGCGTGAGGGCATTCAAAAATCGTGGGACTATGGTGTTGCTGCCATCATCTTGGCGATCCCTGTTTTTTTAATTGCTCGCCAACCAGATTTAGGAACTGCTCTCTTGGTTTTTGCAGCAGGTTTATACGTCATCATTCTGGCTGGCCTGCCCTGGAAATGGATTCTGCCTTTCGTAGGACTCGGTGTTCTGGGAATTTTGTTGATCATTATTTTCGGCAGCACTATATGTGCTCATGATGTGGTTTGGCCGCTGGTACACAATTATCAAAAACACCGCATCTGTACTTTGCTAGATCCAACAAGTGATCCATTAGGAAAAGGTTTTCACACAATTCAATCGATGATTGCGATTGGCTCTGGCGGATTCTTTGGTAAAGGCTGGTTCCAGGGAACGCAAGCCCACTTAGAGTTCATTCCAGAAAAACATACTGACTTCGTATTTGCCGTTTTCTCGGAAGAGTTTGGTCTGTTAGGCAATCTTGTTTTGCTCGGACTTTTCTTTGCATTAATTAAGAGGGGCCTAGCCATCTCTGCCAGTGCGCCAAATTTATTTACGCGATTACTTGGTGCAGCAGTAACCTTAATCTTCTTTACCTACGCATTCGTGAATATCGGAATGGTAAGTGGTTTATTACCGGTGGTTGGGGTGCCGCTGCCATTTATAAGTTATGGCGGTACAGCACTTGTAACGCTAGGATTTGGGGCAGGAATACTCATGAGCATTCATCGTCATCGACGCTTAGTGCAAAGCTAA
- a CDS encoding HU family DNA-binding protein, producing MCADINIYKELHLNKAELIAAIADDAEISKAKAEFALNSAIDTIIKAVTKGDSVQLIGFGTFASGKRAARMGRNPKTGEPLKIAAAKTVKFSAGKAFKDSVNKRKK from the coding sequence ATGTGCGCTGACATCAATATCTATAAGGAGCTTCACTTGAACAAAGCCGAACTAATCGCAGCGATTGCTGACGACGCGGAGATTTCTAAAGCCAAAGCTGAATTCGCATTGAATTCTGCAATCGACACAATCATCAAAGCTGTTACTAAAGGTGACTCAGTACAACTGATCGGCTTTGGTACTTTTGCATCTGGTAAGCGCGCTGCACGTATGGGTCGTAACCCAAAAACTGGCGAGCCACTCAAAATTGCTGCTGCAAAAACTGTTAAGTTTTCTGCTGGTAAAGCATTTAAAGATTCAGTTAACAAGCGTAAGAAGTAA
- a CDS encoding aspartyl/asparaginyl beta-hydroxylase domain-containing protein encodes MRHIIFFIFVASAVFVYFRGKVRFGVVRSLTDYQVLLAPVNTLLYLFSKVKAGAFIPVSQFPEMKPIQDNWETIRQEALSLQEVGSIAAATGYNDIGFNSFFRTGWKRFHLCWYGKEVPSALEKCPKTVALLKSIPSVKAAMFASLPPGATLVRHRDPYAGSLRYHIGLVTPNDPKCFIDVDGERYFWKDGEAVMFDETYIHFAANETDQQRIILFCDVERPVYTKVVELFNRWFGRHVMSAASSQNVEGEKIGFVNVLFTYFYHLRAQAKKLKAKHRSVYYVGKWVLILGILWAIFW; translated from the coding sequence ATTCGCCACATCATCTTTTTTATTTTTGTAGCATCTGCGGTCTTCGTTTATTTCAGAGGAAAAGTTCGCTTTGGGGTTGTCAGATCCCTTACTGACTACCAAGTACTTTTGGCGCCAGTAAATACTCTTTTATATTTATTTTCAAAAGTGAAGGCAGGTGCCTTTATTCCAGTTAGTCAATTTCCTGAGATGAAACCCATCCAAGATAACTGGGAAACCATACGCCAAGAAGCACTTTCTTTGCAGGAGGTTGGATCGATCGCAGCAGCGACTGGATATAACGATATTGGCTTTAATTCTTTCTTTCGTACCGGCTGGAAGCGTTTTCATCTCTGTTGGTACGGGAAAGAGGTGCCATCCGCCCTAGAAAAATGCCCCAAAACTGTGGCACTTCTGAAATCCATCCCCTCGGTCAAGGCCGCCATGTTCGCCTCTCTGCCCCCGGGGGCAACGCTGGTGCGCCATCGCGACCCATATGCAGGCTCCTTACGCTATCACATTGGCTTAGTCACGCCGAATGATCCCAAATGCTTTATTGATGTAGATGGTGAGCGTTATTTCTGGAAAGATGGTGAAGCGGTCATGTTTGATGAAACCTATATTCATTTCGCCGCCAATGAAACAGATCAGCAAAGAATCATCTTATTTTGCGATGTTGAGCGCCCTGTTTACACTAAAGTAGTGGAGCTATTTAATCGCTGGTTTGGGCGCCACGTAATGAGTGCCGCCTCGTCCCAAAATGTGGAGGGTGAAAAAATAGGCTTTGTAAATGTTCTCTTTACCTATTTCTATCATCTCCGCGCGCAAGCCAAAAAGTTGAAAGCAAAACATCGATCTGTTTACTACGTAGGCAAGTGGGTACTCATTCTCGGAATTTTGTGGGCTATTTTTTGGTAA
- a CDS encoding DUF167 domain-containing protein — protein MTPIWLKQTPAGITLNLHCQPGAKQTKVVGLHDGCLKISLQAPALENKANELLLAWLSKQLRVPQKQIQFVSGQNSRKKRVEIWGPISPEQIVQLLSPKN, from the coding sequence ATGACACCTATTTGGTTAAAACAAACCCCCGCCGGAATTACGTTAAATTTGCATTGCCAACCCGGGGCAAAGCAGACTAAAGTCGTTGGCCTTCATGACGGCTGCTTAAAAATCTCGCTTCAGGCTCCAGCCTTAGAAAATAAGGCTAATGAGCTTTTATTGGCCTGGCTTTCTAAGCAGTTAAGAGTACCTCAAAAACAGATTCAATTTGTTTCGGGTCAGAATAGCCGTAAGAAAAGAGTGGAAATTTGGGGCCCTATTAGTCCCGAGCAAATTGTTCAATTATTGAGCCCAAAAAACTAG